The sequence GAATCGTGTAACTCGACCAAGACGTCTCAATAAGAGTATTCTGAGCTTTACTCCATTGATCAAGGAATCCCGTCGCTGTGTTCAAAATAGTAGCAGCAGTAGTTGTTTTTTGCTGCCACACAAAGTCGTTTCGTGCACTCCATATCGCCCAACAGAGAACCGGCAACAGCTTCCTTTTATCGGCATCAGCAGTAGCAAAAGACTGGATGCACCAGTCCAGAAAACTACTCGCCCCAGTAGCTGCAATTGCAGTCCCAATGCCAACACGGTCCCAGACCAGTTTCGGTTGTGTACATAGCAGTAAAGCATGTTCAATTGACTCATATGCATCACGGCAAATTGGACAAAGAGCTTGCACATCCACCCTCCTTATCCGCAGTTGTTTCAAGGTAGGCAAACATTCCCTGCTAGCGCGCCAAACCAGGTTTTTGACCTTGGGACATTGGTTTAAAGTTTGGACAAGAAGATTTTCTTTGTTCATGATTtactattataaaaattattgattgaattttctgttttattaaatgaaaaattgaattatatattttttaaaatgatactaaatagtactataaattattattttttatcaaaataacttGATGTAGAGGTGTTATATGACAATAGTAGTTACGTTTTCTGCATTTGTCCATGTcagaattattttcaagttggttttattaaaaaaagtaaaaattgagtttatggtcctattttgtaaaattttagaaaatataaggtttattttatcatttaacaaaatagagagtcTAATcagtaatttttgtaaaacatagAATCTAAAATggtgtttatttttttctaaaaaatagtTTAGGGAAGGTCTGATGTACAATTCCTTAAGGGCTCGTTAGGTACGCCGTATaagggtcgtattgtattaaataagaAAGAACACTATGTTTAGATTAAATAatgtattatattaattattacgaccgaattttttaataattaatacctTCTCTTGTCTGGTGCCGACTTAGTTAGGGACCAAACATCTCTAGCGGCAGCGGTCCAAGCAGACCATAAATTCGAAATCTCTGGGTCTTGGAACCC is a genomic window of Cannabis sativa cultivar Pink pepper isolate KNU-18-1 chromosome 9, ASM2916894v1, whole genome shotgun sequence containing:
- the LOC133030999 gene encoding uncharacterized protein LOC133030999 — encoded protein: MNKENLLVQTLNQCPKVKNLVWRASRECLPTLKQLRIRRVDVQALCPICRDAYESIEHALLLCTQPKLVWDRVGIGTAIAATGASSFLDWCIQSFATADADKRKLLPVLCWAIWSARNDFVWQQKTTTAATILNTATGFLDQWSKAQNTLIETSWSSYTIHDGAEQWVVPSENKIKVNVDAALFNSSNKYGCGFVARDHYVETDCLTVVQALRSSMDMISSFGQVILECKKLLSDLKTVSVLFVKRLANMVAHNCARASILYPGCIFDMESVPFDLLPSLVADFDGY